In the genome of Rhodamnia argentea isolate NSW1041297 chromosome 3, ASM2092103v1, whole genome shotgun sequence, one region contains:
- the LOC115757025 gene encoding receptor-like protein 35: MRVCSLSGPIHPSLTSLANLSVIQLDGNDLSTTVPTSLANFSCLKTLSLMGCGLQGELPQEVFQVQTLRTLDLSFNPLLQVSLPDFLEDSSLETLVLSGTNISGRLPDSIGNLRKLSRLELHDCTLSGSIPSSMENPSELTYLDLSFNNLTGSVPPYGASRNLTQIDLSHNALTGRITSVGWEDLPNLEILDLQDNALEGDIPPALFTLPRLTEIRFSKNRFSGRLMIYSNISSYQLDMLNLGSNQLQGSIPASIYKLRGLRYLDLSSNNFSGSMNIDALEGFENLLVLDLSYSGLSINTMAFASAAASSFPDLYGLHLASCRLRALPRFLANQSNLESLDLSHNYIQGEIPRWIWTLEHLAFLNLSSNFFEGFQTALHNHTHVVDLHSNIRWKKYLDFSKNNIHGTIPKSICKAGYLEVLDLSHNHLNGTIPDCLMMGSLVVLNLRSNQLSGDIPQNIPETCNLKTLDIGENFLRGQIPLSPANCTKLEILNIGDNQIGGTFPCHFKAISSLRVLVLRLNKLHGEIRCPHSNITWQMLQIIDLSSNDFSGTLPASLFASWVAMKANVDFDRLQYQFSSSGLYYEDTISVTLKGLQLELVRILTIFTSIDFSGNRLEGPIPHTLGNLKALYFLNLSHNAISGSIPPVLGNLHQLESLDLSWNYLSGTIPAQLANLDFLSFLNLSNNQLVGSIPTSGQFLTFSKSSFEGNLGLCGLQLNKSCSITRNGTEEARDDDDSDDNDFKWFYMGIPIGFVIGFWAFCGPLVFIQSWRFAYYRFWDKVLFRHSRP, translated from the exons ATGCGGGTCTGTTCTCTATCCGGTCCTATCCACCCTTCTCTTACGAGTCTTGCTAATCTGTCGGTCATTCAACTCGATGGCAACGACTTGTCCACCACAGTTCCTACTTCCTTAGCGAATTTTTCCTGCTTGAAAACTCTGAGCCTAATGGGTTGTGGCCTGCAGGGAGAATTACCCCAAGAAGTCTTTCAGGTACAAACACTTCGGACCCTTGACCTCTCCTTCAACCCACTTCTTCAGGTTTCTTTGCCCGATTTTCTGGAGGATAGTTCTCTCGAGACTCTGGTCCTGAGTGGAACGAATATTTCGGGGAGGCTTCCAGATTCAATCGGTAATCTCAGAAAATTGTCGAGATTAGAATTGCATGATTGCACATTAAGTGGATCGATCCCGAGCTCGATGGAGAACCCGTCAGAGCTGACTTATTTGGACTTGTCTTTTAATAATCTTACTGGTTCAGTTCCGC CATATGGTGCATCCAGAAATCTGACCCAAATAGACTTATCTCATAATGCTTTAACGGGTCGGATAACCTCCGTTGGCTGGGAAGACCTTCCGAATCTTGAAATTCTGGACCTGCAAGACAATGCATTGGAAGGGGACATTCCCCCAGCTCTGTTTACACTTCCCCGACTTACGGAGATACGGTTTTCAAAAAACAGATTTAGTGGTCGACTTATGATATATTCGAATATCTCTTCGTATCAACTGGACATGCTTAACTTGGGTAGCAATCAGTTACAAGGATCAATACCAGCATCCATTTACAAACTGCGAGGGCTCCGTTACCTCGACCTTTCTTCCAATAATTTTAGTGGCTCGATGAATATCGATGCGCTTgagggatttgaaaatttacttgTTCTTGATCTATCGTATAGTGGCTTGTCCATTAACACCATGGCGTTTGCTTCTGCTGCCGCATCCTCTTTCCCTGATTTATATGGGTTACATTTGGCTTCCTGCCGGTTGCGGGCATTGCCTCGGTTTTTGGCTAACCAGTCCAATTTGGAGTCCCTTGACCTCTCCCACAATTATATCCAAGGGGAGATACCGCGATGGATATGGACACTAGAACATCTTGCATTTCTCAATCTTTCCTCTAATTTCTTTGAAGGTTTCCAAACAGCTCTGCACAATCATACTCATGTCGTCGACCTCCATTCAAACATTCGATGGAAAAAGTACCTGgatttttcaaagaataatatCCATGGGACCATCCCAAAGTCAATTTGCAAAGCTGGTTATCTTGAAGTTCTTGACTTATCGCATAACCATCTGAATGGAACTATTCCCGATTGCTTAATGATGGGGTCCCTCGTGGTATTGAATCTGAGAAGTAACCAGTTGAGTGGCGATATTCCGCAAAATATCCCGGaaacatgcaatttgaaaaCATTGGATATCGGTGAGAATTTTTTACGGGGGCAGATTCCGTTGTCACCGGCAAATTGCACGAAGTTGGAGATTTTGAACATTGGGGACAATCAAATAGGCGGGACATTTCCATGCCATTTCAAGGCCATATCAAGTCTCCGTGTCCTTGTTTTACGACTCAACAAATTGCACGGGGAAATTCGATGTCCGCATAGCAACATCACCTGGCAAATGCTTCAAATCATTGACCTATCTTCAAATGATTTCAGCGGCACACTCCCTGCGAGTCTCTTTGCATCTTGGGTGGCTATGAAGGCCAATGTGGACTTCGATCGCCTGCAGTATCAGTTTTCCTCGAGTGGGCTCTATTACGAAGATACAATTAGTGTAACCTTGAAAGGTCTACAGCTAGAACTTGTTAGGATCCTGACTATTTTCACGTCGATCGACTTCTCGGGCAATAGATTGGAGGGTCCAATACCACACACACTTGGGAATCTCAAAGCACTTTATTTTCTCAACCTATCGCATAATGCCATTTCGGGTTCAATTCCTCCTGTTTTGGGGAATTTGCATCAGCTTGAGTCATTGGACCTCTCATGGAACTACCTCAGTGGAACCATACCGGCTCAACTTGCGAATCTTGATTTCCTTTCATTCCTGAACCTCTCCAACAATCAACTTGTGGGAAGCATCCCGACTAGCGGACAGTTTCTCACGTTTTCTAAAAGTTCTTTTGAAGGAAACCTCGGATTGTGCGGGCTTCAGCTCAACAAAAGTTGCTCAATTACCAGGAACGGAACGGAAGAAGCTAGAGACGATGACGACAGTGATGATAATGACTTCAAGTGGTTTTACATGGGCATACCGATTGGGTTCGTCATTGGTTTCTGGGCATTTTGTGGTCCGTTAGTGTTTATCCAATCATGGAGGTTTGCTTATTATCGATTCTGGGATAAAGTGCTATTCAGACACTCACGTCCATGA